TGGGAGTGGAGGCTGTGGAAGAGGGGGGGcacggtgaggggggggggtgcgggggggggagaaaaggggggcaatgaaattgggggggggggacaatcgaaaccagggggaacaacccaaaactggggggaaaCGACCTAAAATTGGGATGGGGGGCACCGAAAACGGGGGGGAACAACCCGAAATTGGGAGGGGGGCACACAAACTGGGGGGAACCCAAAATTGGGATGGGGGGCACCTGAAAGGGGGGGACCAACCCGAaattgggatggggggggcacgCAACTGGGGGGAACCCAAAATTGGGGGGAACAACCCCAAATTGGGATGGGGGCACCCAAAAGGGGAGGGACGACCCAAAATTGGGAGGGGGATACCTaaaactggggggaggggggggactcAAAATTGGGAAGGGGGAGGCACCCAAATTTAGGGGGGCAAAATTGGGGGAACtcccaaaactggggggggcacccaaaatTGGTGGGGAAACCCCAAAATTGGGAACTCTAACACCCAAAACGGGATAAAACGCCCAAAACTGGGaagggggggcacccaaatTTAGGGGGAGGACCCAAATTTAGGGGAGGACCCAAATTTAGGGGAGGACCCccccagtttattttttttttttttgggggggggggggggggggcacccaaatttgggaaggaaggaggtggGGGAACACCCAAGATCGGGTAGGAGGAACGTGGAGGACACCCCAAATTGGGGAAATCacccaaattttgggggaaaaccacccgatttttttttttttgggggggggggggggtccgtaCCTGGTGGTGGagccccgggggtcccggggggcgaCGGAGGCGGCCGGGGCTGAGCTCGGGGGTGCGGACGAGGGCCAGGTCgcactgctccagctgctgcagcagctcccgcTCCGTGGGGCCTCCGCCCTCTACGGGAGGCCACCGGTGAGGCCGAGGCCACCACggcgaggtgggggggggacacggggacaaggacccccccccccggggcaggggggtggggtCACCCTTACCTGGGGGCTTCCCCAGCATCTCCATGGCGGTGGTGAGGTCCCAGAGCTGGAGGCTGCCGTTGGCGTGGCCGGTGAGGAGGCAGCGGCGAGGCCGGGAGCCGATGCGCCGCGAGGCCTCGCACTCGTGGACGGTGAAGGCCGTGATGGCCGAGCCGTCCACCGCCCGCACCTCgcagatccttttttttttgggggggacgGGGAACGACACGTGAGGAGATTGGGagcggggggggacacggaggtCTCGGGGGAGGCCCGTGGCGGCCTCCCCGGAGACCTCCGGGGGCCCTCGGAGGCCGCTGGGGAGGCTTAAAGGGTTTGAGGGGCCTCCTGAAGGGTTGTGGGGGGCCTCTAAAGGTCTTAGTGGGCCTCTACGGGCTCGTGGGTGGGCCCCCAAAGGCCCTTCATGACCATCGATGGGCCCCCAAAGACCTTTGGGGCCTCCCAGTGACCACTGATGGGTCCCCAAAGACCTTTGGGGCCCCCCAATGACCACTGATGGGTCCCCAAAGACCTTTGGGGCCCCCCAATCCCTGAATGACCTTTGGGGGCCTCCCATCGATGGGTCCCCAAAGACCTTTGGGGCCTCCCAGTGACCATCGATGGGTCCCCAAAGACCTTTGGGGCCCCCCAGTGACCATCGATGGGCCCCCAAAGACCTTTGGGGCCCCTCAGTGACCACCGATGGGCCCCCAAAGACCTTCAGGGTCCCCCAAAGACCTTTGGGGCCCCCCAGTGACCATTGATGGGTCCCCAAAGAGCTTcagccccccccaaagaccTTTGGGACCCCCTTAATGACCATCATTGGTCCCTCAAAGACCTTTGGGGCCCCCCAATGACCACTGGGACCCCTCAATGACCATTGATGGGCCCTCAAATACATTTGGGGCCCCCCAGTGGCCATCACCAGGCCCTCAAAGACTTTTGGGGCCCCCTTAATGACCATTGATGGTCCCCCAAAGACCTTTGGGGCACCCCAATGACCATCGATGGTCCCCCAAAGACCTTTAGCGCCCCCCAAAGCCAACTGGAggccccccaaagccccaggGGGCACCCCGAAGCGCCCCCCTCACCTCTTTCCGGTGGATGACAGCCTCACGAAGACCTGGCAGGCGTCGGGCACCACCTTCTGGATGAAGACCTGCTGCTCGTCACGCTCCCCGAAGGGCCCTGCCGGTACCGtgggggctcagcaccgggcTCGGTGTCCCCGCGGGGACAATGTCCCCGCGGACAACGTcccccaccctgtccccgtaccGATATCGGTGCCGGCGGCGCAGCCGGCGTGGCCGTCAACGTCCTCCAAGGCCAAGACCTTGAAGGAGGCCAACGGCGTGGAGCCGGGTTGGGTGGAGATCATCCCGCGGAAGCGCGTCACCGTCCAGGTCCGCACGTGGTTGTTGTCGGCgcacactggggggggggggacgacgaGGGACGGGTGACAacgtggggaggggggacacaCGCGGGTGCCCCGCGTCCCCGAGGGGTCGCCGCGGCACCCACCGGAGATGAGGTGCTTCTCCGACAGCATGATCTTGGTGACGGGGCTGCGATGCACGGTGAAGGTCTGGAAGAGCTGGGGGCCCGAGCCCACCGTCTCGGGGTGCTGCACGATCACCCGCACCACGCCCGAGCTGGTGCCGTAGGCGATCTCGATCCAGTTGCCGCTGTCACCTGGGAAGAGACCCGAAACGGTCGCTTTTCGGCCCAAAAAAAAGCTTAGTTGGGCGGCAGTTCCTGGTTGAGATGCGGAGGGCTCGGAGAAGAGCTCGTCAGGATGTCCCCAGGGTGGTGGCACCTCCGCGGGGTGACGAGGACTCAAGAGCTAGGCCGGGAGGTGGCACAAGGACGTCCCCAGGATGATGGGGACCTCCTCGAGGTGACGGGGACCTCCCTAGGGTGACAAGGACCTCCTCGAGATGACGGGATCCTCCACAGAGTGACAAGAACCTCCTTGAGGTGATGACGACCTCCCTAGGGTGATGGGGACCTCCCCAGGGTGACGGGGACCTCCTTGAGGTCACGGGGACAACGCCAGGAGGTGGCAAAGGACCTCTGCGAGGTGACGAGGACCCCCTCGAGGTGACGGGGACATCCCTAGGGTGATGAGGACCTCCTCGAGGTTACAAGGACCACACCAGGAGGTGGCACAAGGAGCTCCTCAGGGTGACAAGGACCTCGTCGAGAAGATGGGGGCCTCCCTAGGGTGACAAGGATCCCCCCCCAGAGGTGACAAGGGCCCCTCTTGAGGTGACAAGGACGCTCACTGCTCTTGGGCGTGAGGTAGACGCTGAGTGCGGTGACGGCGTCCTCCGAGGGGTCGCGGTACAGCTCGGTCACCAGCAGGTCGTTGTCCTTCATGCGCAGGGGAAACTTCTGGACGTCTGCAGGACGGGGCGGGGACCGTCACCGCGGGCCACCGGGGCCACCCCCGGTTGTCCCCGCGGTGTCCCCAAGGGCCTCCTCACCCACGTAGTAGATGGAGCCGTTGTTGCagccgaggaggaggaaggtgccGGCGGCGTCGTAGCTGTTGATGGGCACCACGTCCTGGATCTGCGGCgggggaggatgaggagggacCCCCCGGTGGCGTCACCTCCCCCCGGCTTGTCCCCAAGGCCACCGCTCACCTGCCAGTGCTTGGTGACGGCGTTCCAGACGCCGATCTTGCCCGTGTGGCTGGCGGCGATGAGCTGGTTGCCCACGAAGAAGACGGCCTCCACGGGGACGCCGAGGCGGAAGACGCCTTTGGGTGCCGGGACGCGAGACGTTGGGGTGACACGttgggacacggggacgtccCCCGGCGTCCCCGAAAGCGCCACCCACCGATCTCGCTGCCGTCGCCGTCGCCCTGCAGGGCCCAGAGGATGATCTCGCTGCAGGACGCCGCCGCCACCATCTTGTCGTGGTCGCCCAAGGGGCCGCCCAGGACCTTGGCGTTGAGGGCGACGCGCTCGATCACCCAGTCCAGCCGCGGGCTGCAGAAGGCCTGCTGCCACCCCGACGTCTCCTTCAACCTGGGGATGAGGGGACGTCGGGGACGCTGAGGGGACGGCGGGGACGCCCCCGGgtgctccccccaccccccaccccaagcacCCACCTGTAGCAGACGAGGAACTGCGCGTAGGCCACGGCGATCCAGTTGTGGTGGCCGCACACCACGCGCACCATGCCAGCGTCACCCGCTGCGGGAcaacgcggggggggggggtgtcaccgGGCTCGGTGGCACCCTGGGGGGGGTGGCACCCACCCCGCCGTCACCCATCCTTACCCGTGGGGGGGGCTCGGTCGTCCCCGAGGCGCCCCAGGAGCCCGGCGGCGTGCCCGGGGTTGGGGGGCATGGTGTTGCTGCGGCGCACCGGCGCTCGTTccccggggggccgcggccccccgaCGCTGTGCCGGCTGCGGCGTTTGGCCGGGAGGGCTgcggtggggaggggagggcggcGTCACCACCCTGAGGACCGGTGGCACCCcttggtgtcccccccccccccccccaagtcacCTGGAGGCGGCAGGTAGCCGTTTGAAGAGGACGCTGCCGCAGGACGAGCGGTCCAGCTCCTCGCGCAGCTGCAGGCGGCGGACTTTGGgggggccaaaaaaaaaaggggggggggggacgtgagTCCGTGTCCCGTGTCCCTCTCCCCGCCCCATGTCAccgtgaccccccccggggcgTCACCGAGGGGGGTGATGCCGTAGAACTGGGCCTcgtgcagcagcaggggggtGGCGACGCCGCGGGGGTCGAGCTCCTTGGTGCGGAGGAAATTGAGGATGGGGGCGAAGACGGTGGGGTCGCGGTCGATGAAGatctgtggggggggggcgggggggcataAAAATGAGGGGGGGGGCATGAAAATGGGAGGGGGGGGCTTAGGGAGGGGTCTCGgtaaggggggaggggggtttggggcgcTCACCGCTCCCGTCTCATCGCGCAGGGTGGAGATGCGGCCGCTcaggaggctgcgggggggggggggacgggaacAAAGgtcagcgccccccccccggccccagagaaccccccccagcccctcagagacccctccagccccccccccagctccccataaCAGCCCCCCAAGCCCTTAGATACCCCGCCAacccctcctgggacccccccacgaCCCCTCCCCAATCCCTCCTGGgacaccccccaaccccttACGACCCCCCGAGCCCACCTCAGGACCCCCCGAGACCCCTTCAGGACCCCtcgagacccccccccccgctcaccaAGAccctccagaccccccccccccccaaatccctcatgggaccccccccagccccttacaacacccccagatcccctcGGGACCCCCGAGAcccctccccaacccctcctggaacccccccggcccctcaggacccccccccacgacccccccaggaccctccagcccctcaggaccccccccgccccccccacatccccccaggatccctcctgggacccccccccaacccctcaggacccccccaggacccctgagacccccccaaacccctcctggaacccccccggcccctcaggacccccccccccacgacccccccaggaccctccagcccctcaggacccccccgcccccccacatccccccaggatccctcctgggaccccccccaacccctcaggacccccccaggacccctgagaccccccccaaacccctcctggaaccccccagcccctcaggacccccccccccaacctccccaggACCCTaagacccccccaaccccaacccctcctgggacccccccccgaccccctcagcaccccccccacgacccccccggcccccccacgaccccggaacccccccccggacccctcctgggaccccccccaacccctcaggacccccccagcccccccaggaccctcccagcccctccggacccccccccaggacccccccgccccccccacctAGAGAAGAAGGAGTCGGGGATCCAGGTCAGGGTCTGCCGGGAGGTGCTGaacctgcgggggggggcacggggggggggtgtcaggtcccgggggggccccgagggggtcccggggggtccccgggggggtcccggcccctcACGCGCCTCCTGCCGCCCACGTTCAGCTCCACCACCtcggccccgcccggccccgccatggccgcggcggccgccgccgctcgccctcattggccgcccgccgccgctcgcCCCGCCCACCGCCGGCCTCCCATTGGGTGCCGCCGCCGGAGGCCGCGGGTTTATTGGAGGGAGCTCGGCGCGCCGCGCGGCGATTGGCCgaaggggggggaggaggggcgGGGATATCAGGGAGAGGGGCAGCCTCTTAAAGGGGCAGGCGCAGCATTTagcggggaaggggggggggtgcagctgtttttggggagaaaagcagcgattttggggggggcgctttcatgggggggggggtcacgggcttggggggggtcagCTCCGTCCCCCCGCTCCGCAACCCCGCCCCGAGGTCCCTTCCCTCCCGCCaggccccccccaaccccataggtccccccccaaaaaagggcccccccccccgagtcccccccccccccaacacaacACTCGGACGCCTCCATTtcttgcggggggggggcagtttaTTACATTTGTACATTTATCacagcgcggggggggggggggaacggacggagcgggggggggaggctgtttcaattaattattttttggttAATTTCCTGGCTTTTGGTAAAATCTTTACAAactctgccccccacccccccgccccccaaaaaaggggggtGGCCCCCCCAAAAGTGATGggaccttccccccccccccccggggctctaTGGCTTGTgcatgggatgggggggggccgggagacCCCCggaagggtgggggggggcgaggggtcCACCCCGGCCCCGTGgcctcgccccctccccaaattattggggggcgggggggttgaaaaaatttggggggggggggcggggagcagAGCGAGAGGGGTCCTcccgcctccccccctcccGCCGCAATGGGAAGCGGTAGGGGCGGAGACGTCACTTCCGGCGGCGCtccgccccctcccgccgcggccccccctCGTCGGTTGATGACGTAGTGgtgggcggggccgcggcgcgcGCAATCTCCGCGTGCTCCCGCGCGCTGGCCGCCAGGGCGCGCAGCCAGGCGCGCATCTCCTCCTATTGGGGAGGGGGtcgcggggggggccggggggggtgaAAGCCGCGAGGAAACGGGAAATAAAGCAATAGTAAAAAGGGAAAGTAAAAGTGGGATTCAAAAAtggggggtgggatggggaaaaagggggaaaaaaaaaaaaataaccgaAAAATGGGTAGGAAAAAACCGCGGGGGAATGTATTAAACAGTGcaaaaaattgcaaaatatgcaaaaaatggcaaaagaaaagcaaaaaggccAACGAAGCAACAAAAGAAATCGAGAAAAGCAcaataaaaaatggaagaaatgcaaaaaaaaaaaaagtgcgaaaaaaacacaagaaacgaaaacacaatcaaaaaaaaaaaaccaacaaaaatttaaaaatgtaagaaaggcaaaaataaccacaaaaacacaagaaatgcaaaaatagcCACAAAGGAAGccacaaaaaagcaaaagaaaacacaaaatatgtaACAAAAATTTAACCCCCCCACGTCCCAcccttaaaaagaaatgaagcccCCAAAAACTGACCCAATTCGATCCCCCCAAAATGTACCTAAATCCCCAAAATCTCCCTAATTGCCCCTTAAGCCCCAAAGACCCCCTCAAAtgctaattaaagaaaaacaaaaacaggaaaagaccCCAAACCCACACAATTATCCCTcgaaaccccaaatcccaaataaaTCCCTAACCACcctaaataataattatatcaattaaaaaaaagtgaagagacCCGAAAGCCCCAAAATTATCCTCCAAAATTACCCCCCCAAAACTgccagaaataataataaaaaacaacaaaaagtctccaaatccccccaaaattccGTCCAAACCCTCTCCAAACCCCACAGAAACCCTCAAACCACCAAAaagaattatataaaaaaaatgaaaaccacaaaAAGACAGCCAAACCACTGTAATTACCCCACATATTACAAAGAAAGCCCCGAACCtccaaaaataattataaattacCAAATCAACAAAAACCAAAGACTCCAAAACCACTGAAACTACCCCCCAATCCCAAAGAAAGCCCCAAAcctccaaaaataataattataaaaaccACAAATCAATAAAAAACAGACTCTAAAACCACTGAAAttacccccccaaatcccaaagaaacccccaaacctccagatataattaaaaataaaaaaccacaaatctttaaaaaacagtCTCCAAAACAACTTAAATTAGCCCCAaaataacccccaaaccccaaagaaCCTTCCAAAActccaaaaaataattaaaaaaaaaaaaaagacccaaaagcccccaatccccccaaatcccccctaaaCTCTCCCCCCATTCCAatctccccaaaccccaatgGAGCCCCCAAACCTCCAAAAACATCAATGAACGCcccccaaacaaccccaaaaccccacaaaaagaccccaaaccccccagtcTCACCATAATCCCACCAAAtcttcccccaaaccccccaaatctcccccccaaaaacctcAAATCCCCCTCCCCAACTCCTCGGGCCTACCTCATCCTTGGCCTGCAGCAGGAACTCGCTGCCGTCACCGGTCCTAtggggggcaacggggggggCTTCAACACCCACCCccccctacaccccctgaccccaagactccccccgttgcccccccaaaccccgaaGCCCCCCCCGACACCCACCGCAGCTTGAAGacgttcttcttcttcttgtagTCGGCGGCCACCTCGCTGATGGCCTGgtggaggctgagggggggctCACCCCCATGGGTGCTGCCACTCGCCGGGCCCTTGGCGTCCTTGTAGAAGGCCAGGTCGCCCTTGCTCAGCACGCAGTAGAGGTTCACCCAGGACCtggggggacagaggggggCTGTGGTGGGACCCCAAGGGTGGGGGAGGCTTTGGGGGGCAAGGAGAGGCCCAAGCCATCGATGGGTGCTTGAGTGGTGGGGGTCTTGGTTCGTTGGTGGGCAAGTTGTggagttttgttgttggtgggcAGC
The nucleotide sequence above comes from Anser cygnoides isolate HZ-2024a breed goose chromosome 29, Taihu_goose_T2T_genome, whole genome shotgun sequence. Encoded proteins:
- the SHKBP1 gene encoding LOW QUALITY PROTEIN: SH3KBP1-binding protein 1 (The sequence of the model RefSeq protein was modified relative to this genomic sequence to represent the inferred CDS: deleted 1 base in 1 codon); this translates as MAGPGGAEVVELNVGGRRFSTSRQTLTWIPDSFFSSLLSGRISTLRDETGAIFIDRDPTVFAPILNFLRTKELDPRGVATPLLLHEAQFYGITPLVRRLQLREELDRSSCGSVLFNGYLPPPALPAKRRSRHSVGGPRPPGERAPVRRSNTMPPNPGHAAGLLGRLGDDRAPPTAGDAGMVRVVCGHHNWIAVAYAQFLVCYRLKETSGWQQAFCSPRLDWVIERVALNAKVLGGPLGDHDKMVAAASCSEIILWALQGDGDGSEIGVFRLGVPVEAVFFVGNQLIAASHTGKIGVWNAVTKHWQIQDVVPINSYDAAGTFLLLGCNNGSIYYVDVQKFPLRMKDNDLLVTELYRDPSEDAVTALSVYLTPKSSDSGNWIEIAYGTSSGVVRVIVQHPETVGSGPQLFQTFTVHRSPVTKIMLSEKHLISVCADNNHVRTWTVTRFRGMISTQPGSTPLASFKVLALEDVDGHAGCAAGTDIGPFGERDEQQVFIQKVVPDACQVFVRLSSTGKRICEVRAVDGSAITAFTVHECEASRRIGSRPRRCLLTGHANGSLQLWDLTTAMEMLGKPPEGGGPTERELLQQLEQCDLALVRTPELSPGRLRRPPGPPGLHHQPPLPRQRRDPGEAPKGGGGGGPPTPHPAAAAAPPRRPPASWSAARSWPAPKPPHAPRPGGPPPRTPPPLSRTRFPASQVL